A window of the Dryobates pubescens isolate bDryPub1 chromosome 36, bDryPub1.pri, whole genome shotgun sequence genome harbors these coding sequences:
- the RUNDC3A gene encoding RUN domain-containing protein 3A isoform X2 produces the protein MAAGCVRAAMALGLSNKKASSRNIAVERKNLITVCRFSVKTLLEKYTADPIDDSSEEFVNFAAILEQILSHRFKGPVSWFSSDGQRGFWDYIRLACSKVPNNCVSSIENMENISTSRAKGRAWIRVALMEKRMSEYITAALQDSRTTRRFYDDGAIMLRDESSVLTGMLIGLSAIDFSFCLKGEVMDGKTPVVIDYTPYLKFTQSYDYLSEEEERGSVESSTSEDSSPEHPYLPLVTDEDSWYNKWRKMEQKFRIVYAQKGYLEELVRLRESQLKDLEAENKRLKLRLEEVMVQNQLEKRELEGVILELQEQLTGLIPCENPQLTQLSKEMVTPLVNQWPSLGTLNGNESGSDGKLYRREGPHALHAGALRLPGLPAQLQVPGQPQVQRVPGERQHGSQPDPQPQLRPPAPSPPPGPGPRPSAAAKD, from the exons ATGGCAGCAGGCTGCGTGCGGGCTGCCATGGCTCTGGGGCTCTCCAACAAGAAAGCTTCCTCCAGGAACATCGCCGTGGAGAGGAAAAACCTCATCACCGTCTGCAG GTTCTCGGTGAAGACCCTGCTGGAGAAGTACACAGCAGACCCCATCGACGACTCCTCCGAGGAGTTCGTTAATTTCGCTGCCATCCTCGAGCAGATCCTCAGCCACCGCTTTAAAG GCCCTGTCAGCTGGTTCAGCTCGGATGGGCAGCGAGGGTTTTGGGACTACATCcgcctggcctgcagcaaggTCCCCAACAACTGCGTCAGCAGCATCGAGAACATGGAGAacatcagcacctccagggccaaG GGCCGGGCCTGGATCCGTGTGGCGCTGATGGAGAAGCGAATGTCCGAGTACATCACCGCAGCCCTGCAGGACAGCAGGACCACCAG GCGGTTTTATGACGACGGAGCCATCATGCTGCGGGACGAGTCCTCGGTGCTCACCGGGATGCTCATTGGGCTCAGCGCCATTGACTTCAG CTTCTGCCTGAAGGGGGAGGTGATGGACGGCAAAACCCCGGTGGTCATCGACTACACGCCCTACCTGAAGTTCACGCAGAG CTACGACTACctgagtgaggaggaggagcggGGCAGCGTGGAGAGCAGCACGAGCGAGGACAGCTCCCCCGAGCACCCCTACCTGCCCCTGGTCACTGATGAGGACAGTTGGTACAACAAGTGGCGCAAGATGGAGCAGAAGTTTCGCATCGTCTATGCCCAAAAG GGCTACCTGGAGGAGCTGGTGAGGCTGCGGGAGTcccagctgaaggacctggaggcGGAGAACAAGCGGCTGAAGCTGCGTCTGGAGGAGGTGATGGTGCAGaaccagctggagaagagggagctggagggtgtcatcctggagctgcaggagcagct GACGGGGCTGATCCCTTGTGAGAACCCACAGCTGACCCAGCTCTCCAAGGAGATGGTGACCCCCCTGGTGAACCAGTGGCCCTCACTGGGGACCCTCAATGGCAACGAGAGTGGCTCGGACGGCAAACTCTACAGGAG GGAAGGACCCCACGCCCTCCATGCTGGGGCTCTGCGGCTCCCtggcctccctgcccagctgcaagtCCCTGGCCAGCCTCAAGTCCAACGAGTGCCTGGTGAGCGACAGCACGGAAGCCAGCCCGACCCGCAGCCCCAGCTGAGACCCCCGGCCCCCTCGCCGCCCCCCGGCCCGGGCCCCCGGCCCAGCGCCGCGGCAAAGGACTGA
- the RUNDC3A gene encoding RUN domain-containing protein 3A isoform X1 produces MAAGCVRAAMALGLSNKKASSRNIAVERKNLITVCRFSVKTLLEKYTADPIDDSSEEFVNFAAILEQILSHRFKGPVSWFSSDGQRGFWDYIRLACSKVPNNCVSSIENMENISTSRAKGRAWIRVALMEKRMSEYITAALQDSRTTRRFYDDGAIMLRDESSVLTGMLIGLSAIDFSFCLKGEVMDGKTPVVIDYTPYLKFTQSYDYLSEEEERGSVESSTSEDSSPEHPYLPLVTDEDSWYNKWRKMEQKFRIVYAQKGYLEELVRLRESQLKDLEAENKRLKLRLEEVMVQNQLEKRELEGVILELQEQLTGLIPCENPQLTQLSKEMVTPLVNQWPSLGTLNGNESGSDGKLYRRHSFVSTDQLSAENSLSSDSQRLGEGKREGEPWGPLGKDPTPSMLGLCGSLASLPSCKSLASLKSNECLVSDSTEASPTRSPS; encoded by the exons ATGGCAGCAGGCTGCGTGCGGGCTGCCATGGCTCTGGGGCTCTCCAACAAGAAAGCTTCCTCCAGGAACATCGCCGTGGAGAGGAAAAACCTCATCACCGTCTGCAG GTTCTCGGTGAAGACCCTGCTGGAGAAGTACACAGCAGACCCCATCGACGACTCCTCCGAGGAGTTCGTTAATTTCGCTGCCATCCTCGAGCAGATCCTCAGCCACCGCTTTAAAG GCCCTGTCAGCTGGTTCAGCTCGGATGGGCAGCGAGGGTTTTGGGACTACATCcgcctggcctgcagcaaggTCCCCAACAACTGCGTCAGCAGCATCGAGAACATGGAGAacatcagcacctccagggccaaG GGCCGGGCCTGGATCCGTGTGGCGCTGATGGAGAAGCGAATGTCCGAGTACATCACCGCAGCCCTGCAGGACAGCAGGACCACCAG GCGGTTTTATGACGACGGAGCCATCATGCTGCGGGACGAGTCCTCGGTGCTCACCGGGATGCTCATTGGGCTCAGCGCCATTGACTTCAG CTTCTGCCTGAAGGGGGAGGTGATGGACGGCAAAACCCCGGTGGTCATCGACTACACGCCCTACCTGAAGTTCACGCAGAG CTACGACTACctgagtgaggaggaggagcggGGCAGCGTGGAGAGCAGCACGAGCGAGGACAGCTCCCCCGAGCACCCCTACCTGCCCCTGGTCACTGATGAGGACAGTTGGTACAACAAGTGGCGCAAGATGGAGCAGAAGTTTCGCATCGTCTATGCCCAAAAG GGCTACCTGGAGGAGCTGGTGAGGCTGCGGGAGTcccagctgaaggacctggaggcGGAGAACAAGCGGCTGAAGCTGCGTCTGGAGGAGGTGATGGTGCAGaaccagctggagaagagggagctggagggtgtcatcctggagctgcaggagcagct GACGGGGCTGATCCCTTGTGAGAACCCACAGCTGACCCAGCTCTCCAAGGAGATGGTGACCCCCCTGGTGAACCAGTGGCCCTCACTGGGGACCCTCAATGGCAACGAGAGTGGCTCGGACGGCAAACTCTACAGGAG GCACAGCTTCGTGAGCACCGACCAGCTCTCGGCCgagaacagcctcagctccgaCTCCCAGCGCCTGGGCGAGGGCAAACGCGaaggggagccctgggggcccCTGG GGAAGGACCCCACGCCCTCCATGCTGGGGCTCTGCGGCTCCCtggcctccctgcccagctgcaagtCCCTGGCCAGCCTCAAGTCCAACGAGTGCCTGGTGAGCGACAGCACGGAAGCCAGCCCGACCCGCAGCCCCAGCTGA
- the SLC25A39 gene encoding probable mitochondrial glutathione transporter SLC25A39 isoform X4 codes for MASWTTCTSARMATAAPPGTRPPHASTAHWVMAVPATAIYFTTYDQLRDYLQAQTGSRGHHIPLLAGALARMGAVTVISPLELIRTKMQSRQLSYRELGVCIQSAVAQDGWLSLWRGWAPTVLRDVPFSALYWFNYELVKEWLCGKAGLDAATFMISFTSGAISGTVAAVLTLPFDVVKTQRQIELGDSEVHPVTASKPSSTWLLLRRIRAESGARGLFAGFLPRVIKVAPACAIMISTYEFGKTFFQKLNQERLPGL; via the exons ATGGCCTCATGGACCACCTGTACGTCTGCCAGAATGGCAACGGCTGCACCGCCTGGTACAAGGCCCCCACACGCTTCAACGGCACACTG gGTCATGGCTGTGCCAGCCACTGCCATTTATTTCACCACCTATGACCAGCTCCGGGACTACCTGCAAGCTCAGACGGGGAGCCGCGGGCACCACATCCCCTTGCTGGCCGGTGCCCTCGCCAGGA TGGGGGCGGTGACGGTGATCAGCCCCTTGGAGCTCATCCGCACCAAGATGCAGTCCAGGCAGCTCAGCTACCGGGAGCTGGGTGTCTGCATCCAGTCAGCAGTGGCCCAGGATGGTTGGCTGTccctctggaggggctgggcacCCACCGTGCTGCGGGACGTCCCCTTCTCGG ctctctaCTGGTTTAATTATGAGCTGGTGAAGGAGTGGCTCTGCGGCAAGGCCGGGCTGGATGCGGCCACCTTCATGATCAGCTTCACATCCGGGGCCATCTCTGGGACG gtggctgcagtgctgaCCTTGCCCTTCGATGTGGTGAAGACCCAGCGGCAGATTGAGCTGGGAGACAGCGAGGTGCACCCAG tCACAGCCTCCAAGCCTTCCTCAACTTGGCTGCTCCTGCGGCGGATCCGGGCTGAGTCTGGTGCCCGGGGGCTGTTTGCAG GCTTCCTGCCCCGTGTCATTAAGGTGGCACCTGCCTGTGCCATCATGATCAGCACCTACGAGTTTGGCAAGACCTTCTTCCAGAAGCTGAACCAGGAgcggctgccagggctgtga
- the SLC25A39 gene encoding probable mitochondrial glutathione transporter SLC25A39 isoform X2, with protein sequence MLGGHRSPPGRDPPIIPRPAASPRCVLQADGAMAEKTSPSPGGAITPLQQMLASGTGAILTSLFVTPLDVVKIRLQAQRTPFSKGKCFLYCNGLMDHLYVCQNGNGCTAWYKAPTRFNGTLDAFVKITRYEGIRSLWSGLPPTLVMAVPATAIYFTTYDQLRDYLQAQTGSRGHHIPLLAGALARMGAVTVISPLELIRTKMQSRQLSYRELGVCIQSAVAQDGWLSLWRGWAPTVLRDVPFSALYWFNYELVKEWLCGKAGLDAATFMISFTSGAISGTVAAVLTLPFDVVKTQRQIELGDSEVHPVTASKPSSTWLLLRRIRAESGARGLFAGFLPRVIKVAPACAIMISTYEFGKTFFQKLNQERLPGL encoded by the exons atgctgggggggcATCGCtcacccccaggcagggaccCCCCCATCATCCCCCGGCCTGCAGCATCCCCccgctgtgtgctgcaggcagacGGCGCCATGGCTGAGAAGACGTCGCCGAGCCCCGGGGGGGCCATCACGCCCCTGCAGCAGATGCTGGCCTCGGGGACAGGAGCCATCCTCACCTCTCTCTTCG TGACGCCGCTGGACGTGGTGAAGATCCGGCTGCAGGCCCAGAGGACTCCCTTCTCCAAAG ggaaGTGCTTCCTCTACTGCAATGGCCTCATGGACCACCTGTACGTCTGCCAGAATGGCAACGGCTGCACCGCCTGGTACAAGGCCCCCACACGCTTCAACGGCACACTG GATGCCTTTGTGAAGATCACACGCTACGAGGGCATCAGGTCCCTGTGGAGCggcctgccccccaccct gGTCATGGCTGTGCCAGCCACTGCCATTTATTTCACCACCTATGACCAGCTCCGGGACTACCTGCAAGCTCAGACGGGGAGCCGCGGGCACCACATCCCCTTGCTGGCCGGTGCCCTCGCCAGGA TGGGGGCGGTGACGGTGATCAGCCCCTTGGAGCTCATCCGCACCAAGATGCAGTCCAGGCAGCTCAGCTACCGGGAGCTGGGTGTCTGCATCCAGTCAGCAGTGGCCCAGGATGGTTGGCTGTccctctggaggggctgggcacCCACCGTGCTGCGGGACGTCCCCTTCTCGG ctctctaCTGGTTTAATTATGAGCTGGTGAAGGAGTGGCTCTGCGGCAAGGCCGGGCTGGATGCGGCCACCTTCATGATCAGCTTCACATCCGGGGCCATCTCTGGGACG gtggctgcagtgctgaCCTTGCCCTTCGATGTGGTGAAGACCCAGCGGCAGATTGAGCTGGGAGACAGCGAGGTGCACCCAG tCACAGCCTCCAAGCCTTCCTCAACTTGGCTGCTCCTGCGGCGGATCCGGGCTGAGTCTGGTGCCCGGGGGCTGTTTGCAG GCTTCCTGCCCCGTGTCATTAAGGTGGCACCTGCCTGTGCCATCATGATCAGCACCTACGAGTTTGGCAAGACCTTCTTCCAGAAGCTGAACCAGGAgcggctgccagggctgtga
- the SLC25A39 gene encoding probable mitochondrial glutathione transporter SLC25A39 isoform X3, whose translation MAEKTSPSPGGAITPLQQMLASGTGAILTSLFVTPLDVVKIRLQAQRTPFSKALPAQSVPWGAQQARWKCFLYCNGLMDHLYVCQNGNGCTAWYKAPTRFNGTLDAFVKITRYEGIRSLWSGLPPTLVMAVPATAIYFTTYDQLRDYLQAQTGSRGHHIPLLAGALARMGAVTVISPLELIRTKMQSRQLSYRELGVCIQSAVAQDGWLSLWRGWAPTVLRDVPFSALYWFNYELVKEWLCGKAGLDAATFMISFTSGAISGTVAAVLTLPFDVVKTQRQIELGDSEVHPVTASKPSSTWLLLRRIRAESGARGLFAGFLPRVIKVAPACAIMISTYEFGKTFFQKLNQERLPGL comes from the exons ATGGCTGAGAAGACGTCGCCGAGCCCCGGGGGGGCCATCACGCCCCTGCAGCAGATGCTGGCCTCGGGGACAGGAGCCATCCTCACCTCTCTCTTCG TGACGCCGCTGGACGTGGTGAAGATCCGGCTGCAGGCCCAGAGGACTCCCTTCTCCAAAG cactgccagctcagtcTGTGCCCTGGGGCGCTCAGCAGGCCAGAT ggaaGTGCTTCCTCTACTGCAATGGCCTCATGGACCACCTGTACGTCTGCCAGAATGGCAACGGCTGCACCGCCTGGTACAAGGCCCCCACACGCTTCAACGGCACACTG GATGCCTTTGTGAAGATCACACGCTACGAGGGCATCAGGTCCCTGTGGAGCggcctgccccccaccct gGTCATGGCTGTGCCAGCCACTGCCATTTATTTCACCACCTATGACCAGCTCCGGGACTACCTGCAAGCTCAGACGGGGAGCCGCGGGCACCACATCCCCTTGCTGGCCGGTGCCCTCGCCAGGA TGGGGGCGGTGACGGTGATCAGCCCCTTGGAGCTCATCCGCACCAAGATGCAGTCCAGGCAGCTCAGCTACCGGGAGCTGGGTGTCTGCATCCAGTCAGCAGTGGCCCAGGATGGTTGGCTGTccctctggaggggctgggcacCCACCGTGCTGCGGGACGTCCCCTTCTCGG ctctctaCTGGTTTAATTATGAGCTGGTGAAGGAGTGGCTCTGCGGCAAGGCCGGGCTGGATGCGGCCACCTTCATGATCAGCTTCACATCCGGGGCCATCTCTGGGACG gtggctgcagtgctgaCCTTGCCCTTCGATGTGGTGAAGACCCAGCGGCAGATTGAGCTGGGAGACAGCGAGGTGCACCCAG tCACAGCCTCCAAGCCTTCCTCAACTTGGCTGCTCCTGCGGCGGATCCGGGCTGAGTCTGGTGCCCGGGGGCTGTTTGCAG GCTTCCTGCCCCGTGTCATTAAGGTGGCACCTGCCTGTGCCATCATGATCAGCACCTACGAGTTTGGCAAGACCTTCTTCCAGAAGCTGAACCAGGAgcggctgccagggctgtga
- the SLC25A39 gene encoding probable mitochondrial glutathione transporter SLC25A39 isoform X1, which produces MLGGHRSPPGRDPPIIPRPAASPRCVLQADGAMAEKTSPSPGGAITPLQQMLASGTGAILTSLFVTPLDVVKIRLQAQRTPFSKALPAQSVPWGAQQARWKCFLYCNGLMDHLYVCQNGNGCTAWYKAPTRFNGTLDAFVKITRYEGIRSLWSGLPPTLVMAVPATAIYFTTYDQLRDYLQAQTGSRGHHIPLLAGALARMGAVTVISPLELIRTKMQSRQLSYRELGVCIQSAVAQDGWLSLWRGWAPTVLRDVPFSALYWFNYELVKEWLCGKAGLDAATFMISFTSGAISGTVAAVLTLPFDVVKTQRQIELGDSEVHPVTASKPSSTWLLLRRIRAESGARGLFAGFLPRVIKVAPACAIMISTYEFGKTFFQKLNQERLPGL; this is translated from the exons atgctgggggggcATCGCtcacccccaggcagggaccCCCCCATCATCCCCCGGCCTGCAGCATCCCCccgctgtgtgctgcaggcagacGGCGCCATGGCTGAGAAGACGTCGCCGAGCCCCGGGGGGGCCATCACGCCCCTGCAGCAGATGCTGGCCTCGGGGACAGGAGCCATCCTCACCTCTCTCTTCG TGACGCCGCTGGACGTGGTGAAGATCCGGCTGCAGGCCCAGAGGACTCCCTTCTCCAAAG cactgccagctcagtcTGTGCCCTGGGGCGCTCAGCAGGCCAGAT ggaaGTGCTTCCTCTACTGCAATGGCCTCATGGACCACCTGTACGTCTGCCAGAATGGCAACGGCTGCACCGCCTGGTACAAGGCCCCCACACGCTTCAACGGCACACTG GATGCCTTTGTGAAGATCACACGCTACGAGGGCATCAGGTCCCTGTGGAGCggcctgccccccaccct gGTCATGGCTGTGCCAGCCACTGCCATTTATTTCACCACCTATGACCAGCTCCGGGACTACCTGCAAGCTCAGACGGGGAGCCGCGGGCACCACATCCCCTTGCTGGCCGGTGCCCTCGCCAGGA TGGGGGCGGTGACGGTGATCAGCCCCTTGGAGCTCATCCGCACCAAGATGCAGTCCAGGCAGCTCAGCTACCGGGAGCTGGGTGTCTGCATCCAGTCAGCAGTGGCCCAGGATGGTTGGCTGTccctctggaggggctgggcacCCACCGTGCTGCGGGACGTCCCCTTCTCGG ctctctaCTGGTTTAATTATGAGCTGGTGAAGGAGTGGCTCTGCGGCAAGGCCGGGCTGGATGCGGCCACCTTCATGATCAGCTTCACATCCGGGGCCATCTCTGGGACG gtggctgcagtgctgaCCTTGCCCTTCGATGTGGTGAAGACCCAGCGGCAGATTGAGCTGGGAGACAGCGAGGTGCACCCAG tCACAGCCTCCAAGCCTTCCTCAACTTGGCTGCTCCTGCGGCGGATCCGGGCTGAGTCTGGTGCCCGGGGGCTGTTTGCAG GCTTCCTGCCCCGTGTCATTAAGGTGGCACCTGCCTGTGCCATCATGATCAGCACCTACGAGTTTGGCAAGACCTTCTTCCAGAAGCTGAACCAGGAgcggctgccagggctgtga